The following are encoded in a window of Bradyrhizobium guangdongense genomic DNA:
- the dctA gene encoding C4-dicarboxylate transporter DctA → MPRIFKSLFFQVVVALALGIVLGMAYPSTAVQLKPLGDGFIKLIKMLVPVIVFCVVVQGISAAGDLSKVGRVGIRSLLYFEIVTTVALMFGIALAYYFQPGAGMNIDPATLDAKALSGFSQTAAQVAGGGVSEFLMKLIPGTIVGAFSSGDVLQVLIVSIMFGCAVSLCGERARPVVDFIERVNEIIFKMMNFVVRLAPIGVFGAIAFTVGKYGIGSLKQLGGLVGLFYLAVVLFVVVVLGAVMRLSGFSLFKLLAYLREELMIVLGTAAGDSVLPQTMRKLELLGIKRSTVGLVIPTGYSFNLDAFSIYLTLAAVFIAQATNTPLAMGDLLAILGVALLTSKGAHGVPGSAIVVLAATLSAIPAIPAIGLVLILSVDWFIGIARALGNYVGNCVATVVVASWEGDLDRAKAHRILNGEMVASGETLQAEPDVAAAPVAGL, encoded by the coding sequence GCGCTCGGCATCGTGCTCGGGATGGCTTATCCCAGCACTGCAGTGCAGCTGAAGCCGCTCGGCGACGGCTTCATCAAGCTGATCAAGATGCTGGTGCCCGTCATCGTGTTCTGCGTCGTGGTGCAGGGAATTTCAGCGGCCGGGGACCTTTCGAAAGTCGGCAGGGTCGGCATCCGCTCGCTGCTCTATTTCGAGATCGTCACCACCGTCGCCCTGATGTTCGGCATCGCGCTGGCCTATTATTTCCAGCCCGGCGCCGGCATGAACATCGATCCCGCGACGCTGGATGCCAAGGCGCTCAGTGGGTTCAGCCAGACCGCGGCCCAGGTCGCCGGCGGCGGCGTCTCCGAGTTCCTGATGAAGCTGATCCCCGGCACGATCGTCGGCGCGTTCAGCTCCGGCGATGTCCTGCAGGTCCTGATCGTCTCGATCATGTTCGGCTGTGCGGTCTCGCTGTGCGGCGAGCGCGCCAGGCCGGTCGTCGATTTCATCGAACGTGTGAACGAGATCATCTTCAAGATGATGAACTTCGTCGTCCGGCTCGCCCCGATCGGCGTGTTCGGCGCGATCGCCTTCACCGTCGGCAAGTACGGCATCGGTTCGCTCAAGCAGCTCGGCGGTCTCGTCGGCCTGTTCTATCTGGCGGTGGTCCTGTTCGTGGTGGTCGTTCTCGGCGCCGTCATGCGGCTGTCCGGCTTCAGCCTGTTCAAGCTGCTCGCGTATTTGCGCGAGGAACTGATGATCGTGCTCGGTACGGCCGCGGGCGACAGCGTGCTGCCGCAGACCATGCGCAAGCTGGAACTGCTCGGGATCAAGCGATCGACCGTCGGCCTCGTCATCCCGACCGGCTACTCGTTCAACCTGGATGCGTTCTCGATCTATCTGACCCTGGCGGCGGTGTTCATCGCGCAGGCGACCAATACCCCGCTTGCCATGGGCGACCTGCTGGCGATTCTCGGCGTCGCCTTGCTGACCTCCAAGGGCGCGCACGGCGTCCCCGGCTCGGCCATCGTCGTCCTCGCCGCGACGCTGTCGGCGATACCTGCCATCCCGGCGATTGGCCTCGTGCTGATCTTGTCGGTGGACTGGTTCATTGGTATCGCTCGCGCGCTCGGCAATTATGTCGGCAACTGCGTTGCGACGGTCGTCGTTGCCTCCTGGGAAGGCGACCTCGATCGCGCCAAGGCCCATCGTATCCTGAACGGTGAGATGGTTGCTTCGGGCGAGACCCTGCAGGCCGAG